A genomic segment from Meleagris gallopavo isolate NT-WF06-2002-E0010 breed Aviagen turkey brand Nicholas breeding stock chromosome 25, Turkey_5.1, whole genome shotgun sequence encodes:
- the LOC100550412 gene encoding CCN family member 2-like, whose protein sequence is PRGTKPTCRLAAARATGICSPSPESGHSSCTHLGLLCTLSLKGRHASSERLFKEKLVCNFLQRETRNPEEEEGSAWVSGLSASLPSLGMSGSRGTAAHTLLLLLLAPAWVGAQGCTYPCRCPSQPLQCPAGTSHVLDACGCCKVCARQLGELCSLQKPCDHHKGLYCDFSNIHRGSGICLAREGATCDLLGKVYHNGESFQPSCKLQCICLDGAIGCIPLCSADLRLPSPECPHPRRVKIHNKCCEEWVCEEGGQEERLETVMAVFREDPEHEPELNNLQENCLVQTTEWSACSKSCGMGISARVTNNNPQCHLEKETRLCMVRPCDFPWEKAKKGKKCVRTPKPRQRLLFEFSGCSSTRSYRPKFCGSCVDGRCCTPYITSTAEVEFRCPEGDSFHRKMMFIKACSCHYDCPRDNDIFLDTYYRRMIGDHVKTDRQ, encoded by the exons CCACGTGGAACAAAACCGACCTGCAGGCTTGCAGCTGCCAGGGCCACAGGAATCTGTTCGCCTTCCCCGGAATCTGGGCATTCCTCTTGCACCCatctggggctgctctgcacaTTGTCACTCAAAGGCAGGCACGCCTCCTCCGAGAGGCTATTTAAGGAGAAGCTGGTGTGCAACTTTCTCCAAAGAGAGACGAGAAATCCcgaagaagaagaaggcagtgCGTGGGTCAGCGGGCTGAGTGCCTCCCTCCCCTCACTCGGGATgtctggcagcagagggacagctgCCCACACTCTGCTTCTTCTGCTCCTTGCCCCTGCCTGG GTaggagctcagggctgcacGTACCCATGTCGGTGTCCTTCCCAGCccctgcagtgccctgctgGCACCAGCCACGTGTTGGACGCCTGCGGCTGCTGCAAGGTGTGCGCCAGGCAGCTGGGCgagctgtgctccctgcagaaACCCTGTGACCACCACAAGGGACTCTACTGTGACTTCTCCAACATCCACAGAGGCAGTGGGATCTGCTTAG CTCGCGAGGGCGCAACGTGTGACCTGCTGGGCAAGGTGTACCACAACGGGGAGAGCTTCCAGCCCAGCTGCAAGCTGCAGTGCATCTGCCTGGATGGGGCCATCGGCTGCATCCCGCTGTGCTCAGCCGACCTGCGCCTGCCATCCCCTGAGTGCCCCCACCCACGGAGGGTGAAGATCCACAACAAGTGCTGTGAGGAGTGGGTCTGTGAGGAGGGCGGCCAGGAGGAGCGCTTAGAAACTGTCATGGCAG TTTTCAGGGAGGATCCCGAGCACGAGCCGGAGCTGAACAACCTGCAGGAGAACTGCTTGGTGCAGACCACCGAGTGGAGTGCGTGCTCCAAGAGCTGCGGCATGGGCATCTCTGCCCGGGTCACCAACAACAACCCCCAGTGCCACCTGGAAAAGGAGACGCGGCTCTGCATGGTGCGGCCCTGTGACTTCCCCTGGGAGAAAGCCAAG AAGGGAAAGAAGTGTGTGCGCACCCCAAAGCCCCGCCAGCGTCTTCTCTTCGAGTtttcaggctgcagcagcacccgTTCCTACAGGCCCAAGTTCTGTGGCAGCTGTGTGGACGGGCGCTGCTGCACCCCATACatcaccagcactgctgaggtGGAATTCCGCTGCCCCGAGGGGGATTCCTTCCATAGGAAGATGATGTTCATCAAGGCGTGCTCCTGCCACTATGACTGCCCCCGGGACAACGACATCTTCCTGGACACCTACTATAGGAGGATGATTGGGGACCACGTCAAAACAGACAGGCAGTAG